The following coding sequences lie in one Candidatus Nitrospira allomarina genomic window:
- the mddA gene encoding methanethiol S-methyltransferase: MKRLAFFIYGTLCYLSFLGIFLYTVGFLGNFGVSNTIDGQPGVPVWQALAINSFLLGIFAVQHSVMARQTFKQWWTQYIPKPIERSTYVFCTNIALALLFYAWQPMGGWIWHIQDPVGQGLLYGLFAAGWGLILIATFLINHFDLFGMRQVWLYLRKQEYTPLPFKTPALYRQVRHPLYVGWLLAFWATPTMTVAHLVFSVTTTIYILMAIQWEEKDLVAFHGEAYTDYQERVPKLIPRLFGGSIVGKPQTSGTMAT, translated from the coding sequence ATGAAACGTCTAGCATTTTTTATCTATGGCACCCTGTGCTACCTATCTTTTCTAGGCATCTTTTTATATACCGTAGGCTTTCTGGGAAATTTTGGCGTCTCCAATACCATTGATGGCCAACCCGGGGTTCCAGTCTGGCAGGCTCTGGCCATCAATTCGTTTCTGTTGGGGATTTTTGCGGTCCAGCATAGCGTCATGGCCCGGCAGACCTTTAAACAATGGTGGACACAATATATTCCCAAACCCATTGAACGTAGCACCTATGTGTTCTGTACCAACATTGCACTGGCTCTCTTGTTTTATGCCTGGCAACCCATGGGAGGCTGGATTTGGCATATTCAAGACCCAGTCGGGCAGGGTCTGCTGTATGGCCTGTTTGCGGCGGGTTGGGGATTAATTCTCATCGCCACATTCCTCATCAATCATTTTGATTTGTTCGGTATGCGGCAGGTCTGGCTCTATCTGCGAAAACAAGAGTACACACCATTACCGTTTAAAACCCCGGCCCTGTATCGGCAGGTACGCCATCCTCTCTATGTCGGTTGGCTCTTGGCCTTCTGGGCCACTCCCACAATGACGGTTGCCCATCTGGTCTTTTCGGTGACGACAACCATCTATATCCTGATGGCCATTCAATGGGAAGAGAAGGATTTGGTGGCTTTCCATGGAGAGGCGTATACAGATTATCAAGAACGAGTACCCAAACTTATTCCACGGCTATTCGGAGGGAGCATCGTGGGGAAACCTCAAACCTCAGGGACGATGGCTACATGA
- a CDS encoding OmpA family protein: MIEVLSFSNVRRVGKFGLLGGCLIAIMAGCSSKLQTTVVSVTEPPAKPQVAKVEPEAPPVEAAVQSPVQAETFIGVPPMDIPVEEPARAVIRPSATADIFATPRTTVVEPAASSPLEAPLIAEPVIPPSPIPTTPGQAFPQESQEVGIPPIALEPEMPARPVIREDAAPPEQMIARVEPEADKSAQQSPALPEVIEKKTEALLKSLGDIYFDYDRFSIRADAISVLKENAQALASGLANNKIVIEGHCDQRGTESYNMVLGERRANAVREYLVDLGVPSENLQVVSYGKEKPFCTDQNEECWQENRRGHFVVQ, encoded by the coding sequence ATGATCGAAGTATTGTCTTTTTCGAATGTAAGGAGAGTAGGGAAATTTGGCCTATTGGGCGGATGCCTGATTGCGATAATGGCGGGGTGTAGTTCCAAACTACAAACGACCGTTGTTAGTGTGACTGAACCTCCTGCTAAGCCCCAGGTGGCAAAGGTTGAACCTGAGGCACCACCTGTTGAGGCGGCTGTTCAGTCACCCGTGCAAGCTGAAACGTTCATTGGGGTTCCGCCTATGGACATTCCTGTTGAAGAGCCTGCCCGCGCGGTTATTCGGCCTTCGGCTACTGCTGATATTTTTGCCACTCCTCGAACGACAGTCGTCGAACCTGCTGCCTCTTCGCCTCTTGAAGCTCCTCTGATCGCTGAACCCGTGATTCCTCCGTCTCCTATACCAACCACGCCAGGCCAGGCTTTTCCTCAAGAATCACAAGAGGTTGGGATCCCGCCGATTGCGCTTGAACCGGAAATGCCGGCAAGACCGGTAATTCGGGAAGACGCGGCTCCGCCGGAACAAATGATCGCTCGGGTGGAACCCGAGGCGGACAAATCGGCCCAGCAATCCCCAGCGCTGCCCGAAGTGATTGAAAAGAAGACGGAAGCTCTGCTCAAATCTTTAGGAGATATTTATTTCGATTATGACCGATTTTCTATTCGGGCGGATGCGATCTCCGTTCTGAAAGAAAATGCCCAAGCACTGGCTTCCGGCTTGGCGAATAACAAGATTGTGATCGAAGGACATTGTGATCAGCGTGGCACGGAAAGTTATAATATGGTGCTTGGTGAGCGACGAGCCAATGCAGTGAGGGAATATTTAGTGGATTTGGGCGTCCCCAGTGAAAATCTGCAGGTTGTGAGTTACGGAAAAGAGAAGCCGTTTTGCACCGATCAGAATGAAGAGTGCTGGCAGGAAAACCGACGTGGGCATTTTGTCGTGCAGTAA
- a CDS encoding response regulator, whose protein sequence is MKILGVYQHSPKSGPPKVPIKDRILLVDDDRHHRTCLKEFLELRGYMCSEAGNGMEGLEILRNESVSIIITDNNMPQMDGLDFIEQVNHKYSQEILSIFLITAELSHIVRLRAFKNGVNRVFEKPLDFQELCNAVDWVTKFDIHQSTTNKYSSARYL, encoded by the coding sequence ATGAAAATTTTAGGCGTGTATCAGCATTCACCAAAATCCGGCCCTCCCAAGGTTCCCATCAAAGACCGAATCCTGTTAGTTGATGATGATCGACATCATCGAACCTGCCTGAAAGAATTTTTAGAGCTTCGGGGGTATATGTGTTCAGAAGCAGGAAATGGTATGGAAGGGCTTGAAATTTTGCGGAATGAGTCCGTCTCCATCATCATTACCGACAACAACATGCCCCAGATGGATGGACTTGATTTCATTGAGCAAGTCAATCATAAATATTCACAGGAAATTCTCTCCATTTTTCTGATAACTGCCGAATTATCCCACATTGTCCGTCTTCGCGCATTTAAAAACGGAGTTAATCGGGTCTTTGAAAAGCCCCTGGATTTCCAAGAACTCTGTAATGCCGTAGACTGGGTCACGAAATTTGACATCCATCAATCAACGACCAACAAATACTCCTCCGCAAGATACCTCTAA
- a CDS encoding OsmC family protein, producing the protein MSSIATTSTINGVNVEQLGANIHAIQGEPGLAKFQFRATNNWVNGGHNRTTIKEFYGVGKEDTTRTEPFVLDADEPPVLLGEDQGANPVECVLHALASCLTTSMVYHAAAQGIKIDSVESRLEGDLDFRGFLGLSKDVRPGYQNLRVHFTVKSDAPAETLRELTNYSPVFDIVSNPVPVAISVNTKGTN; encoded by the coding sequence ATGTCATCAATCGCTACAACATCAACCATCAATGGGGTCAACGTCGAACAATTAGGGGCCAATATCCATGCCATTCAAGGCGAACCTGGTCTGGCCAAATTTCAGTTCCGGGCCACCAACAACTGGGTCAATGGGGGGCACAATCGCACCACGATCAAGGAGTTTTACGGAGTGGGCAAGGAAGATACGACCCGAACCGAACCGTTTGTGCTTGATGCCGATGAACCGCCCGTCTTGTTAGGAGAAGATCAGGGAGCCAACCCGGTGGAGTGTGTGTTGCATGCCCTGGCGTCCTGCTTAACCACGTCGATGGTCTATCATGCGGCCGCTCAAGGCATCAAAATCGACTCAGTGGAATCCAGGTTAGAGGGCGACCTGGATTTTCGCGGGTTTCTGGGGTTGTCCAAAGACGTTCGACCGGGCTATCAAAATCTCCGGGTTCATTTCACCGTCAAAAGTGACGCCCCAGCCGAGACACTTCGGGAATTGACGAATTATTCACCGGTATTCGACATTGTATCCAATCCCGTTCCGGTGGCCATTTCAGTGAATACGAAAGGGACTAACTGA
- a CDS encoding cupin domain-containing protein, which translates to MELCQNLFANIPEHFDHELTSEVLRSRSVRIERIVSRGQASPPDFWYDQAEHECVVVLAGKATLKIEGQPEMMLGPGDTLYLSAHTRHRVEWTDPQQDTIWLAVYWRD; encoded by the coding sequence ATGGAACTATGTCAAAATCTGTTCGCCAATATTCCGGAACACTTTGATCACGAATTGACGAGTGAGGTATTGAGGAGTCGTTCCGTACGAATTGAACGGATAGTGTCACGGGGCCAGGCGTCTCCACCAGACTTTTGGTATGACCAGGCCGAGCATGAATGTGTTGTGGTACTGGCAGGAAAAGCTACACTCAAAATTGAGGGACAACCTGAAATGATGCTTGGTCCCGGGGATACGCTTTATCTTTCCGCCCATACCAGGCATCGTGTGGAATGGACCGATCCCCAACAAGATACGATCTGGCTTGCAGTGTATTGGAGGGACTGA